AGCAGATATGGGCTTAGAACTAAAATCGAGTAAAACACAGATAACCCATACCCTTAAATCTGACAAAGGATTCAATTTCCTTGGATTCAATATCAGACAATACCCAATTGGAAAACACCATAGAGGTAGGGCGGGTCTCGATTTCAAAAACCTCATCAAACCCCAAAAAGAAAAAGTAAAAGCCCACATAAAACAAATAGGTGATACGATTGCCAAACATAAATCCTCACCACAAGCCGCCCTCATTAAGGAGCTTAATCCTATTATCCAGGGATGGAGTAATTACAACTCAACCCAGGTTAGCAAGGAAATATTTGTTTACTGTGATTACATACTTTTTCATCAACTTATACGATGGGCTAAACGCCGACATCCAAACAAGGGAGCTAAATGGGTTGTCAACAAATATTGGCATACAGAAGGCAAACGGAAATGGGTGTTCGGAGTTAAAAAAGATGACTCGCTTTTGAGACTAACCAAACACTCTGATACACCTATCATCAGACATACAAAAGTCAAAGGAGCAAGGAGTCCATATGATGGGGATTTGATTTACTGGAGTAGTCGTTTAGGTATACACCCGGAGATGCCTGGAGAAAAAGCCGCCCTGCTTAAGAACCAGGAAGGCAAATGTAATTACTGTGGACACTACTTCAAAGATGGAGACATACTAGAAATCGACCATGTTATCCCCAAAGCTTTGGGTGGTAACAACCGAAAAGATAACAAGCAGTTACTCCATAGACATTGTCATGACCGCAAAACTGCTGTGGACTTGATTGGTATTCGTGACAAGAACCATTCAACTGAGGAGCCGGATGAGGTGAAAGTCTCACGTCCGGTTTTGAAGACAAGTCAGAGGGGTGACTCTCTGGCTTAGTTCAACACATGGTTAAAACTTGCGCCATATTCCCTTCAATCATTGCTCCTACATCTAACGACAAATCGGGAAAACTTCGAGAGCAAATGACCCCCGTTTCATCGGGTTCCAAGTTCACATAATCTCCATCCTCTAACCGAAACCAATCAATCCGGCGATCAAAGACCTGCCATACAATATATTCTTGGATACCATTGCGTCGATAGGCTCGTTTTTTATTTCCCAAGTCAATTGCAGCACTACTTGCAGCCACTTCTACCACTAATTCCGGCGGCCCTTCTAAGTATCCGTCTTCACTCAATGTCGCTTGTCCCCCACACTCTGGACGAATGAGTAATACCCCATCCGGTTGCAGTTCATTGTCCATATCTAACCGCACCGTTGGCTCAATTCCCATTTGTACATCAGGCTTGGCAGCACTGTATACTCCCAGCCAAGTGATTAACCATCCGTGGGGTTCAGCATGGGGGGTAAATCGTAGAGGGGAAGCCATGTATACTACTCCTTTAATTAATTCCGCTTTCTTGAGTTTTGGCATGTTAAAATAGCGACGCTCAAATTCTAGGCGGGTGAGGCGATCGCCATTTGCCAGAGGTGGAATAGACGGTAAAGGAATATGGCTCTGAGATTGAGCTAATGTCGAAGTCATAGAGCTTAGAGAGTGGAAGTAGCAGATCTTGATTATAACTGAGGCGTAATGAAGCGGGCGATCGCCTCAAATATCAGAAACCGGGTTTCTTGCTACTTTTTCGAGACGATCTCGGAGTGTGGCACAAACCCGGTTTTTTGCTGCTTCCCTAGGGTTTAAACTTCAACCGGTTCGGGTTCTGGCTCTGACTCTTGCTGTACTTCTTGTTTAATCGTCAGATATCGAATGACTTCTTCCGATAGGCGCATCGCTCTTTCTAGCTGGGCAATCACCCGACCCTCTACGGTATAGTTCATCTGAATATAGATCCCTTCCCGTTGTCTAGCAATTTCATAAGCTAGACGGCGTTTGCCTCGGTGTTGGGTTTCTGCAATCGTACCCCCCTCATCTCGAATGAGGCTTTGATACTTTTCAATCATCTGGCTTACCTGTTCGTCCGTTAAATCAGGACGCAGGATGTACATCGTTTCGTAAACAAAATTTCGTATCGTCATCGGGATCTCCTTATGGACAGGGCTGACTCAGCATTGAGGCATAAGCCGACTTGCTGGATCAGCAAGGACTGACTATTGTAGGATGTCAACGCTAAAATATTTTAGTCTTTGGCGATCGGGTTATGCCTAGCTGCCAAAGCCTACAACAGTTAAGTTAGATAGATGGGTTCTTAAAATTTAAGACCGATCTCTGATTATACACAAAAAGTAGCAGGTAAGGTAATGGCCCAACGCTATGTCCGAGTCCAAACAACCGAAGGCAAGATTTATTATGGATTACTCAAGCTGAACCGCGAGGTACAAGTGCTTGATGCTCCGCCTTGGTTA
This sequence is a window from Roseofilum reptotaenium CS-1145. Protein-coding genes within it:
- a CDS encoding group II intron reverse transcriptase — translated: MEPEWEAKFEPNSYGFRPGRSAHDAIVAIYLAINKKTKWVLDADIAKCFDKINHDKLLQKLGTYPKLRQQIKAWLKSGVIQGNSWFPTKEGTPQGGVISPLLANIALHGMEEAVKQFAASFPGNKRDNKLSLSLIRYADDFVILHKEQKVIEECKKIISDWLADMGLELKSSKTQITHTLKSDKGFNFLGFNIRQYPIGKHHRGRAGLDFKNLIKPQKEKVKAHIKQIGDTIAKHKSSPQAALIKELNPIIQGWSNYNSTQVSKEIFVYCDYILFHQLIRWAKRRHPNKGAKWVVNKYWHTEGKRKWVFGVKKDDSLLRLTKHSDTPIIRHTKVKGARSPYDGDLIYWSSRLGIHPEMPGEKAALLKNQEGKCNYCGHYFKDGDILEIDHVIPKALGGNNRKDNKQLLHRHCHDRKTAVDLIGIRDKNHSTEEPDEVKVSRPVLKTSQRGDSLA
- a CDS encoding Uma2 family endonuclease translates to MTSTLAQSQSHIPLPSIPPLANGDRLTRLEFERRYFNMPKLKKAELIKGVVYMASPLRFTPHAEPHGWLITWLGVYSAAKPDVQMGIEPTVRLDMDNELQPDGVLLIRPECGGQATLSEDGYLEGPPELVVEVAASSAAIDLGNKKRAYRRNGIQEYIVWQVFDRRIDWFRLEDGDYVNLEPDETGVICSRSFPDLSLDVGAMIEGNMAQVLTMC
- the rpsF gene encoding 30S ribosomal protein S6, with protein sequence MTIRNFVYETMYILRPDLTDEQVSQMIEKYQSLIRDEGGTIAETQHRGKRRLAYEIARQREGIYIQMNYTVEGRVIAQLERAMRLSEEVIRYLTIKQEVQQESEPEPEPVEV